TTAATCGGTCTTCAAGTATCCATTGGGCAAGTGTCAAATAATCCAGCTTACCAAATACCGGCGAGAATAAGATATTCCCAACTCTATTACTGAGTTTATTATCTGCAATAAATTTTACAGCCCAGTCATAATCATTTCTGTCAAGTAACACAAATTTTACTTCATCGTGATAGTTGAGGTACTTAATATTATCCGGGTTATTCCTGTTTTCCATTTTGGAGCCGGGAGCTTTGAAATCAATTATTTTAACAACATCATAAGGGATTTCTTTTACACTTAAATAGCCCCCTGTTTCAATGGCAACAGTCTTACCCTGATTAATGAAATATTCCATAAGATGAACAATATCAGGCTGTTCGAGCGGTTCACCACCTGTAAATTCTATAAAGTTGCAGTTGTATGACATAACTTGGCTGATGATTTCATCGCTTTTCATAATTATTACACCCTTATCGCCACTAAGTGCATAAGGAGTATCGCACCAAGAGCATCTGAGAGAGCAGCCTTGCAACCTTACAAACACACACGGCATACCCGCTCTTGAGCCTTCACCCTGAATTGAGTAAAAAATTTCGGAGACTCTGAATTTCATTTCCTGCAACTGCAAATTATTTACCCCTTTAACTGAAGTACAACAATAGATTCTATATGGTAAGTCTGAGGGAACATATCAAAAGGTTGAATTGTAACAACAGAATACTTTTCAGACATAAGCGATACATCACGTGCCTGTGTGGCAGGATTACAACTCACATAAACTAATCTTGGCGGTTCAATTTCCAGAATATGATTAATTAAATTCGGGCTCATTCCTGCACGAGGAGGGTCAAATATTACAACATCGGGTTTATCAAGTTGATTCAGAAGCATCGGAATTTTTTTATTATTAAGGTCTGCGCTATAAAATTCTACATTAGTTAAATTATTCAGTAGAGCATTTTCAATAGCATCATTAATCGAGGATTCGACCAATTCAATCCCGATAACCTTTTTTGCAAATTTTGATGCAGGCAGAGTAATAGAGCCGGTACCACAGAACAAATCCCATACTGTATCAGATTCTTTAATATTTGCAGAATCAACAATATTTTTGATAAATTTATTCAATTGATGGGAATTCGTCTGGAAGAACGAAAAAGGTGATATTTTAAA
This window of the Ignavibacteriota bacterium genome carries:
- a CDS encoding radical SAM protein, producing the protein MKFRVSEIFYSIQGEGSRAGMPCVFVRLQGCSLRCSWCDTPYALSGDKGVIIMKSDEIISQVMSYNCNFIEFTGGEPLEQPDIVHLMEYFINQGKTVAIETGGYLSVKEIPYDVVKIIDFKAPGSKMENRNNPDNIKYLNYHDEVKFVLLDRNDYDWAVKFIADNKLSNRVGNILFSPVFGKLDYLTLAQWILEDRLNIRMQIQIHKHIWHPNTRGV